A section of the Neorhizobium galegae bv. orientalis str. HAMBI 540 genome encodes:
- a CDS encoding LysR substrate-binding domain-containing protein, whose protein sequence is MSNLNLVHLNGLRALEAVGRLGSLQAAADELGVSVGAVSQQVIKAEAQLGQPVFQRLPKGMMPVDAARPMLARLTDGFHALSEAMAIGRRQDDALLTISVAPVFAARFLVHRLDRFSSLHPEIRLRIDATTRLADLGVDDIDLGIRVGPGTWPGVDAELLIEQTVFPVCSPALAEKLKQPKDILKLPAIIDGPSMFSWAIWLNEAGLSGAGMATRHVFNDASLCLDATIAGQGVMLAWHTLATYALEQGRLVEPFSIRAHTGMGHYLVTRAGARMPAKVRAFRDWLKTELPPLTESVS, encoded by the coding sequence ATGAGCAATCTCAACCTCGTGCATCTCAACGGCTTGCGGGCTCTTGAGGCAGTCGGGCGCCTGGGCTCGCTGCAGGCGGCTGCCGATGAACTCGGCGTCTCGGTCGGTGCCGTCAGCCAGCAGGTCATCAAGGCCGAAGCCCAGCTCGGCCAGCCGGTCTTTCAACGCCTGCCGAAGGGCATGATGCCGGTCGATGCGGCCCGCCCCATGCTGGCGCGATTGACCGACGGGTTTCATGCGCTTTCCGAAGCGATGGCGATCGGCAGGCGGCAGGACGATGCGCTGCTGACCATTTCCGTCGCGCCTGTGTTTGCAGCCCGGTTCCTCGTCCACCGGCTCGACCGGTTCTCGAGCCTGCACCCGGAAATCCGGCTGCGGATAGATGCCACGACCAGGCTCGCGGACCTTGGCGTAGACGATATCGATCTCGGTATCCGCGTCGGGCCAGGCACATGGCCGGGCGTCGATGCGGAGCTGCTGATCGAGCAGACGGTGTTTCCGGTCTGCTCCCCGGCACTCGCCGAGAAGCTGAAGCAGCCGAAGGATATCCTGAAACTGCCGGCGATCATCGACGGCCCATCGATGTTTTCCTGGGCGATCTGGCTGAACGAGGCGGGATTGTCCGGCGCCGGCATGGCGACGCGGCATGTCTTCAACGATGCCTCGCTCTGCCTCGATGCGACGATTGCGGGGCAGGGCGTGATGCTCGCATGGCATACGCTCGCCACCTATGCGCTGGAACAGGGGCGGCTGGTCGAACCCTTTTCGATACGGGCGCATACCGGCATGGGGCATTATCTCGTCACCCGCGCCGGCGCTAGGATGCCGGCGAAGGTGAGGGCTTTCCGGGATTGGCTGAAGACGGAACTGCCGCCGCTCACGGAAAGCGTAAGTTAA
- a CDS encoding glutathione S-transferase family protein: MLKIYGVYRSRATRPLWLIEELGIPFEHIPIIQGYRLPEPMAPGAPVNTLSPEFLSVNPMGSIPSMDDAGFVLHESLAITLYLARKYGGELGPKDIAEEGQMVQWSLFGATSIETPALKISATIAGGRAETEEGKADIEVAARTLKRPFDVLEKHLSKTGHMVGGRFTVADINVGEVVRYAQGYAPLFDSRPALKAWIEAAQARSGFKAMWDKRTAEPA; encoded by the coding sequence ATGCTGAAAATCTATGGCGTTTACCGCTCGCGCGCCACGCGGCCGCTCTGGCTTATCGAAGAGCTGGGTATTCCTTTCGAACATATTCCGATCATCCAGGGTTATCGCCTACCCGAGCCGATGGCACCGGGCGCACCGGTCAACACGCTGTCGCCGGAATTCTTGAGCGTTAACCCGATGGGCTCGATCCCGTCGATGGACGACGCCGGTTTCGTGCTGCACGAATCGCTCGCCATCACGCTCTACCTCGCCCGCAAATATGGCGGAGAGCTCGGCCCGAAGGATATCGCCGAAGAAGGCCAGATGGTGCAGTGGTCGCTGTTCGGCGCGACCAGCATCGAAACCCCGGCGCTGAAGATCTCCGCCACGATCGCCGGAGGCCGCGCCGAGACCGAGGAAGGCAAAGCGGATATCGAAGTGGCGGCCCGCACCCTGAAGCGGCCGTTCGACGTGCTCGAAAAGCACCTTTCCAAGACCGGCCACATGGTCGGCGGCCGCTTTACCGTGGCGGACATCAATGTCGGAGAAGTCGTGCGTTATGCACAAGGGTATGCGCCGCTGTTCGACAGCCGCCCGGCCTTGAAGGCCTGGATCGAGGCCGCGCAGGCTCGCTCCGGTTTCAAGGCGATGTGGGACAAGCGGACCGCCGAACCGGCGTAA